The window TACGACGTGGAGTGACTAAGCGTTCCCGACAGGTTCGTCGTTGTTGACTCGCTCTCCGGCACGTATTTGTCACTTTAGTCAGAACTCAGTCGACACGACTGGATTTCACAGGAGACTACGACGTGAGTTCGTGCTTCGGGCACAGCCCACTTGAAAGCCAAGGTGACGGTCGCCCCGTCTACAGTCGTAGGTCTCATTTCGAGCAGAAGGTCTGGCTGACATCCTTCATAAATTCACATATCATACAATACTCTATGTTGCTCAGGATTCGGACTCCAAACAGAATTTAAGAAATAAACATAGTTCGCCCAAATAAAAATAATGCAGTAAGGCAATCCGCCCAATATTTTGGCTACAAAACATGTATGTAAAATGGTTGTTCGACGAATCTCAGAAATGTGGCTGTAATTTTGCGGTCTCTATTGAAACGATGGTCTCAAATTCACTGGCTTACGGTATAAATTCATGTCTCAACTTTATCAGCTCTGATAGTTATCAAGTAATGCTTACAACACCCCACACCGAACGAGTGAGCGTACCGACAGAATGCGAAACTCAGGAAACAAGGTCTCCCGTCGTGGTGGGCGGGGCCCCAAAATCGAGCGAATAGCCGAGCGTTACGAACTCTCTGGGCTCGGCGACGACCTCGTGGCCGCGTGGTTGGGCGAGGGACGAGAGCAGCAAAGTCTCCGCGAACTCGAAGAGACGGTCAATAAACGTCTGATTCGGGCAGCCTTGGACCAAGCGGGCGCTCACGTTCTCGACGGAGAACCTGAAAACTTCTATCGACTCCTGACGAGCGACGACGTGTCTGCTGGGAGTCGAACGGCGGCGCGAAATAGCCTTCGCGAGAAGGGTGTGGACGTCGACCAACTCGAGGCGGACATCATATCCTATCAGTCGGTGTACAACTACCTGAAACGACATCGAGACGTTGAGCGCGACTCGACGGACGACGAGACGGCAGTCGAATCCGGGCTCGACACGATTCGGAAACTCCGTTCTCGCCTCCGAACCGTCACAATCGACGTTATCGACCGGCTAGTCAAGGCGAATCGGGTGTTCATTGGCTCGTACGAAGTCGACGTGGACATCCGAGTCACCTGTACAGACTGCGAGACACGAATGACACCAACGACGTTGCTCTCTTCCGGGCACTGTAACTGTGAGCACCCCGCAGACGACGCCACAGTGGACGAGTAGCGACACCTAACCCAAGAATCTACACACGAATGAGCAAATCAGAGGCCCTTCAGGACGCGACTGTTCGAATCGAACGTATCGGTGGGATAGACAACAGGGTTGTCTCGCTCTCACCGGGTGTGACCGTCCTCACTGGACGAAACGCGACCAACCGAACCTCGTTCCTTCGCGCCATCATGGCAGGATGTGGGAGCGACGCGGCCAGCCTCAAAGGCGACGCAGACGAAGGGTCGGTCGAACTCGAACTCGACGGCCGGACCTTCACGCGCGTTCTCACGAGAGAAAATGGCCGCGTCACGGCGAGTGGAACACCCTACCTCCAAGATACGACCACCGCCGACCTGTTTGCGTTCCTACTCGCCTCGAACGAGGCGCGACAGGCAGTCGTCACCTCCCGTGACCTCCACGATGTCATCATGCGACCTGTCGATACGGACGCCATCGAGGACGAAATCGACAGTCTACAGTCCGAACGAAAGCGCGTCGAGCGAGAACTCGACGACCGCTCGTCGCTCGAGGCGGACGAGCGCGCGCTCCAGAAGAAACGCACCGAGTTGGAGACGAAGATAGCGGACCTCGAAGACGAACGAGACGAACTCGAAGCGCGTATCGAGGACGAAGACCAGACGGTCGAAGACCAGCGTGAGAATCGAGACGAACTGGACCGTGTACTCGACGAGTTACAGGACGCGCGCTCCGACCTCGAAACCGTTCGCTTCCGTCTCCAAAGCGAGCGAGAGAGCGTCGAATCACTTCGACAGGAGCGGTCCGAACTGGAGGACGAACTGGACTCTTTCGAGGTGACCGACATCGACCGTGAGTCAGTTTCGGTGCGCATCGACCAGATTCGCACAGAGATAGAAGACCTCAACACGACGATTGCTGACCTCCAGACCGTCGTCCAGTACACAGACGACGTTCTGGACGGCAAAGCAGGCCTCGTGGAAGACTCACTCGGTGGGGGCTCGACTGACGATACGCTCACCGACCAACTCGTTTCGTCGGAGACCATCACCTGTTGGACCTGTGGGACAGACGTCGATCCGGACCAAATCGAGCAGACGACGAACCGACTCCGTGCCGCCCGAGACGACAAGCGGGAACGGCGTGCCGACCTCCGACGTGAACTCGACGAACTCGAGAGCGACCTTCGGGACGCAGAGAAGTCCAAGCGTCGTCGCCAGAACCTCCAGCAGAAACTCGACCGTCTCGAAGACGAACTGGAGACGCGAACGGAGCAAATCGACTCGCTGACCGACGAGCGCGACGAACTCACCGCGCGCGTCGAACAGTTGGAAGCCGAGGCGTCAGCCCTCCGCGGGCAGGCTGAAAGCGACCTCATCGAACTGCACAAAGAACTGAACGAAGTGGAGTTCTCTCTCGACCGCACGCGTGACGAACTCGCGTCTGTGAACGACGACCTCGAAGCGGTTGCCGAGCAGTTCGACGAACGCGACAAACTCGAAGAGCGCCGTGAGCAACTGAACGACGACCTCGAAGCGGCGCGCACGCGAATTCAATCACTCACGTCCGCCGCCGTCGAAGCGTTCAACGAGGAGATGGAGACGATTCTCGACCTCCTTGACTACGGAAACATCGAGCGCGTCTGGCTCGAACGCGTCGAACGTCGCGTCCGAGAGGGCCGTCGAAAGGTGATGAAGACGCAGTTCGAACTGCACATCGTCCGCGAGTCTGACGCGGGGACCGTGTACGAAGACACGATAGACCACCTCTCGGAGAGCGAACGCGAGGTCATCGGCCTCGTCTTCGCACTCGCAGGCTACCTCGTCCACGAAGTCTACGACGACGTTCCGTTCATGCTCCTCGACTCGCTCGAAGCCATCGACGCCGCACGTATCGCCGCGCTGGTCGACCACTTCAAACAGTACCCGACGTTCCTCGTCGCGGCGCTCCTCCCAGAAGACGCACAGGCACTCGATTCGTCCTACGAACGTGTCGCGTGGGGCGACGATGCGTCCCGGTCCTCGGCGTAACGTACTCACCGACCGACTTCCTGTTTCTG is drawn from Haloferax litoreum and contains these coding sequences:
- the rdfA gene encoding rod-determining factor RdfA is translated as MRNSGNKVSRRGGRGPKIERIAERYELSGLGDDLVAAWLGEGREQQSLRELEETVNKRLIRAALDQAGAHVLDGEPENFYRLLTSDDVSAGSRTAARNSLREKGVDVDQLEADIISYQSVYNYLKRHRDVERDSTDDETAVESGLDTIRKLRSRLRTVTIDVIDRLVKANRVFIGSYEVDVDIRVTCTDCETRMTPTTLLSSGHCNCEHPADDATVDE
- a CDS encoding archaea-specific SMC-related protein; amino-acid sequence: MSKSEALQDATVRIERIGGIDNRVVSLSPGVTVLTGRNATNRTSFLRAIMAGCGSDAASLKGDADEGSVELELDGRTFTRVLTRENGRVTASGTPYLQDTTTADLFAFLLASNEARQAVVTSRDLHDVIMRPVDTDAIEDEIDSLQSERKRVERELDDRSSLEADERALQKKRTELETKIADLEDERDELEARIEDEDQTVEDQRENRDELDRVLDELQDARSDLETVRFRLQSERESVESLRQERSELEDELDSFEVTDIDRESVSVRIDQIRTEIEDLNTTIADLQTVVQYTDDVLDGKAGLVEDSLGGGSTDDTLTDQLVSSETITCWTCGTDVDPDQIEQTTNRLRAARDDKRERRADLRRELDELESDLRDAEKSKRRRQNLQQKLDRLEDELETRTEQIDSLTDERDELTARVEQLEAEASALRGQAESDLIELHKELNEVEFSLDRTRDELASVNDDLEAVAEQFDERDKLEERREQLNDDLEAARTRIQSLTSAAVEAFNEEMETILDLLDYGNIERVWLERVERRVREGRRKVMKTQFELHIVRESDAGTVYEDTIDHLSESEREVIGLVFALAGYLVHEVYDDVPFMLLDSLEAIDAARIAALVDHFKQYPTFLVAALLPEDAQALDSSYERVAWGDDASRSSA